From the genome of Anopheles funestus chromosome 2RL, idAnoFuneDA-416_04, whole genome shotgun sequence:
GCGAGAAAACATGAAAGCGCATTGCGCATCGGGGTCCGATTTGGGGCGATTTGCGCAACGCGATAAGAAGCTCGATTTTATAGCGTGTAATGAAGGGTAATCAAGGATCGACATTTTTATGTTcacaatttattcaaattatgcGTTAATTATGTGCATTCGAGTGAGCAACCGGTGACCCAGCGATGGGGCAATATTTCAGCGGTGGGCATCGAGAAAAGCGAACCCTTTGGCAATGGCGGTGCGGTTGGCTTTGATGCTGATGGGAGTTGCTCCTTTTGCTTAGGAGGCGAAAGGATATGCGGATACAACGTGCGGAAGAAACGAAAGGTGATTGGGGAGATGAATTCAACCAAAGCTAATGGGATGTGAACTACGCATTCGTCACGGTGCGACATGTTACCGTCTTCTGTACGTCTATCATAAATGCATAAACTCAGGAAATGAGTTATGTGTCGAACTTGTAGGATACTATTTTAGGACCTTAAACAACTGGCGTATAATCCTATAGATATGCTGCAGAATTTTTTAAaggattaaaatttatcgtgTCGCGTTTTTAGaccaaaataattaaaatatacgatattgtaattttattttacaagtagtttcctttttggaattttagaaaaatattttcattttagcaTGAAATGATAATATCAAATATTAACAGTTTCGAATATTTTCAGGAttcctttatttatttcagcGAAATCGTCATAACATTCTGCGTCAAATAGGAATTGTAAGAGGGAagtactttttttattcatgcaCAAGAACAATTCCTTGGTTATTGCACATTTATGAGGaagaatttattgaaatgatGTGAGTTTCAAatcttttctttactttttataTTGCCAATGAAGCTAACGAACGCACcgaaaaatttaaactgttttcCGAACCGAAAACGAATCAGCGCTATTATAGTCTAGAGGAGCTTTCCTCATGAAAGATATCCCTTCCCTCATAAAATAACCATTTGCTTGATGAAATGCATcaaaaagaatagaaattaGGTaccaaaaaaatgcttcatttcTGCGACAAAAATGAGCTCGACATTGAAGATAAGTTTTTGTTTAGAATGCATAAATTATTTTGAGTTCATAAAAGTAACtagaaaagaattttaaatgtaaatcgGTTTGAACATTTACTTTACAGCAATATCCACTTCATCCTTAACATTCCGTTGAACTGCAAAGGTTTACGATGTTTCAGTGCTTGTTTGCTGCACGATCCATGTGTGTCACTAGGCACCAACTAGAGCTTACTATTTGCTACGTGTCATATTAAATGCTTTCATTAAAAGTTACCCCTGTGCAAGTGTCAACGATCGTATGCACTTCTCTACACTATTCACCAACATTCCAGCATTGCTCAATTCTCCTTCCGATATTAATGGTCTGCTGGCGGTGCAAACGAGCCCGATAACCCTCTTCGCGCACGCTCGCTTCGTCTACCCCATCAGACACGGGGTGACCAACAACGATCCAACGATCATGGACCCGGGCAAAAGGGAAGCAGCCGGAACGGTTCAAGATTAATGTTGCCTTTGATCAACGGTCGTAACGAGTCGAGTGCAAAGGGAGGCGACGGTCTCACTTGGCGGCCGCTCGTGAACGAAACCGGTAGCCGTAATCGTTGTCAATGCGGttgtaaacaaatgtttcccAGATAAGCCGAGTCCGTGCGCCGTGCGACTCACCGGGTCCGTCCCGTACCTCGTCATGCTGTCCGGCAGGATAGCGATCGTCCATCCGTTCGTGCAATGGTACGGTTCTTATCTCGCGTTTGTTTCGTATCGTTGGCGTCCGGACTACAAGATGCAGACGCCGAAGACGACCGACCCGCAGACGCAACCCGTCAGTGCTTTGAGTGTTGGTTCCTCCGAGTGATAAATggtgtgttgctgctgccggttTAATCGTAGCAACGTTTCGACTGTCCAGCTTATGCCTCAATGCGGTCATCAACGATCAGCGTTAAAATCGGTGAAAAGGTGATGTCATTTGGTGTCGTGGTGTTCCCAAAACAAACCTTTAAAATACTTCGCGatacaacaaaataatgaagcaCCAGACATCATGCTAAagacaaaataaattgttaccataaacacacaaaaaatatttaaaaacttgtGATaaatagcattaaaaaaatttaacaaacaaacaaaatgacaatCATATCTATTGAGAGATTTCAATGCATGTTTGGCTGACACACAATACATCTGCGTAACCAAATTCCTTTTTATGTCATCAGAGAACTTTCTATAGAATTcagtttattttactttctgtAAGGTGATCTAGTAGCGTCCCGGAAAGACTGAATGCATCCATAGAGACGTTTCACACAGCGAAAACGCTTATCTCCCCGTACAGTTGTTTCGTGATCTTCGGTGGATAGAATCGGCATATAAAACCACCGATCGAGCTTTTCATTATGTCAGTCCGCGCGTTGGAAGACATTAATTTGCTTGCCCGCTGAGGAGGTGTGAAAATATCCTCCCCCCCTTTGATCTCGCGTCGATCTCTAATCTGCCGACACAAGCGGCATAGCAAAGGCACATAACGATCGCCCCTGAGAATGGATGAGAACTTTCAATGGTTTGCgatcgcgttttttttgtttttggctgcTTCCGAAGAGTGCCCAAACTGAGAAGAAGTCATGAAATAAAGAACGAACAAGCGCACAAGTAACAAAGTTACGAACACTGGGACCGGGTAAAAGGTGAGAACGATCCGCGACGCTAAAGGGCGACCTTCGGTAAGCGActtacgaaaaacaaaaaaaaatacaaaacgctTCATCGAACCGATCGATCGGCGGCTCGCTAATTACAGGGCAGCGAATGTTTTCCTTCCCGCATCTCACTGTGATTCACGCGATCTCGGTCTTTCTTTGTCCGCCATACGCCCGAGACAGTACGAGATGGGTTTTTGATGAAAAGTGCATCCTACTGACAGGTTTCACACCGAGAGCGTATACCGTACATTCCCGTAAGACACTCGCGGGCTCAGCCCGACCAGTTGCGCGTGGATCGGCAGAGAAACTTCATTCATCAGCACGCAGCCAAAAGGGATGAAGGAAGCATCGAAGATACGATTTATGATCGTGTGAAATCAACCGCCTCCGTCCGTGCTCCCATTAGATGCATATACGAGCTTCTTCCGGGCGCAGGACACGGAGAAGAACGAAATCATCTAGTTTCATCGTTTTCACCGCAAAACTGACCCAGAAgccaatcgaaaacaaaaagatgctAGCGGACCCTTTTCTCTACCAGCCCGCTCGTAATGCTGTGCCGAAAAGGTAAGGTTAGATTTGATCCGTTTATAATTTTCCACATCGATCGATATCGCGAAACACTCCACTCTGATGGGTatcgaaattattaaaaagaaattagGCAACCACCGGTTCGCAGTTTGCGCGTCTTGCGAAGTTTGCTGGACGTTGGGTTtcatctttatttttctttcccacttACCAGAAGCCAATAATTTCGAGATCGAAGATTACGATCTGAGCTGGGTTTTCGTTTGCtctaggtttttgttttgtggtttttttgcgGTGCAACCTCCCATTTTCTGGTGTGTTGGTAgattcgatcgattttctCCTTTTTGGGATGGTTTCGTAGGGTGTACGCTATTTGTCTACTTCAACAATTAAGATTGCTAGATGACCATtcgtagttttcttttttaacattgGGTTCGTGCAAACTTTTATACTTCATTTTCTTAAGATGGTTCATCTAATGGTACGTTTATATACAACTAAGCTAGAGATAATTatgttgaaatacgtttaaaTGCGTAGCAtaggaaaataaacattatcgAAATGGGTTCCGAAGAAATCaatgtttataattatttttcatgttattATGCTTCTTTCCTTCGAAATGTAATGGTAGATGACcgtttttgaaatttgttatATAGAAGGATAATTATCAAATAAATAGATCCCTAACAGTTGTGATATAACTGAATGGGCTTAATAGCACATTCGTTAATTATCTTGTTCTAAATTAATTCAAcaatgttgatggttttctcttttttatagcacgaaaagaaatgatttttccATAAAATCAGCGCATAACATAGTAAtcgttaaccttttttttgtttgcatcttAAGAACGGCTCTATACGACTTATTTTACTACGTATCCGGATAGTCAGTTTTTGCTACGctggacggtccggatggaatttgatactcggttctgccgtgtggaccgacgccgtttatcacaagCACCGCCGGGGCTGGGCCCCAAatgttataataataatagataattttaatgaagGAGATAAAGATGAATCAATCCCGTTTCTATTGTCtatttaattttggtatattCATCAAAActccgtttgttgttttttttttgtattttttccatGCCCCTGAAACGTATTCTCTCCATTATACAATAATACTGGATATTtagaactatttttttaattgaggAGCATCTTCAAAGGAACTAACGTGTCCCGAGCACATCGGTCTGAAAATTATTTCGAATCGCAACATTCTTCAGCATGACTTGGACACTTTATGTAATCAACCTACGTAAATACCTATTCAAAATGTATAGAAATAGCATTGTTCGAAAATGATATTGAAGTACAATAAACGCCATTAAGAATGTATCATGAATTTTGAATTAATGTAGATTAGTTTAGAAGTGATTAGATGAGGTACCAAGCGTACTGTACTGCTGGTTCAAACTATCTCTTCAAAATTAAGTTATATACAAACTATATTGTAATTGTACTTACTGTTCTtctgcaaatgtttttttttagtaattatAAAGCCTTATATTTTCTTCAGTGCCTTATCACATTTTATAACACAATTTAAGCAAACTTTTCTACTTACAAATGAAAATATCAATTACTACATGCTTATAATGGCGAATCACATagtgaaaaaaatggatattgtttaaattataatataaagtgtttattttgttaatctaattaaaatcattatgaTTACTTGTCACGAACCGGCCCAAGTCGATGTACCCCCATCGAAAGCAGTAAAGAACCAAATCCAACCGGACACCGGGTGCTGCAAATGATAAGTAATTTATTAGAAAATATCTCAACTTCATGATTGAGTAAGTCAATTAGGGGACAGGTTTTTACACCGTATCACCTTGGTCGTACATACTTAGTTACCGGTGTGAAGCTGatcattttccatccataGTAGATAGTTTGCGATTGGGTTGCATTTCGATGACGATGCCATAGTGAAACTTGTTTTGCACGACCATGCAAGAGGAGTGCAACATCTTGgcacattatttttcacacgtTTCTTGATACAGGCAGGTTCAGTTGTTTCGTCAACCAGAAACGAGCAAGTGCGAGGGTAAGACCTTTTGCGGATAATTACTGAATTGAAAGCTCGGACTAACCAGCGCTGGAAGGTCCTTACTCACTGAATTACCCGTGCGCACGAAGGCACGACGTGTTGATGATATTCAATCAGCCACGTACGGGTTGGATGGGGGAACTCGTTTGTCTTTGAGAACGATACTCTTAGCAGCGAGAAAAAGAGGTTATTGCTTCCTTCAGCTACGttccattgttgttttaaagcTTTTCCTTGGATAAAGTCATTACTCACTCATCAGCTGGAACGCCCGGGGCTTTCGTGtacaaatattaatattaaatcaaCATTCGATCGGTTGTGCCCGAAACTTCAATCTTCCAATCTGCTTACTATCAGCCGAAGGGAGAAATCGCCATCTTGTAAACCGAACACACCGACATCAAATAATAACCGACAAAAGCCGGTTGGTACGTATCGAAAGCGTATCGAAATGGTGTCACTGGTAACCGCCAGACAAgtggtaaacattttcttatcaACAGTTTTGTTTCCGAAACATCTCATTCGCTTCGCTCCGTGTGATTTTGCGCTTGGAATGTTTGTCTCGTCCCTTAACCTCTCCGGGGATGGATGGTTCATCCTTTCGCTTCCCGCTGAAAATTGTTGGCAAACAAACGCTTGCGGCCTTTTACGTGCTGTTTTATGGTACTGAGCATAAGGtctaaaaaagaaactatCATAGAAATGTTCGCCCTTGGATACGAAACACCTGGGGAGTGCGTTCATTCcagtatctttttttttctcccttgtgCAAGGTCCTTTCTGTTCCTAGTTTTACTTTatgcataacaaaaaatcgacACAAGAAAACATTGAAGGACCTTTTCAACGAAGCGCACTGAGAGTCGTTGCCTGTGCTAATAAGACTATGAGACTtatgaaaaaacaatcataagATAGACACCCAGACGGCGGTGGCAAGATGAAGCTCGTGATGCTGGTTACGAGCgggaaaaataaaccacaGAAATTCTCCATACTTCTACACCGTGAAACCATATGCATAAggcagcgaaagaaaaaaaaaacgaaataaaataaaacaagcaacTTCACCGGACGCCAAGCTGCTGCAAACGACTTCAAAATGTGAATAACGTTCACCACCATCCGGTCGCAGTTGGAAGCTTACGAACCACCGCTGACGAGTTAAactaatgaagaaaatgagttCTCCCGACCTTTCGAGCGACGCGGAAAGGACACGGACGGCGGACGGATCTTCTCCCAGTCACCCATCCGGGACCATCCAAGAACGGTGGTGAAAGGCGACAAAATGACATCCCAAACGAGCTACGGAACCGAACGACGGTGGACAGGATGAGAAATAAATTGCTTTTTAAGCAACCCACAGCATTGCGTGCGAAGGTCCTTTCACAAATTGTCTTCTGCTCcgatgtgttagtgtgtgggttttgtgtgcatttttccTAAATAGTTGTACTCAGAGATATTCCTTCTCATTCGCGAGAGTTCCATTTGCTCTTTCTTTTTAGGAGCGAAATGGAAGCAGAATGATGAAATAAGGGAAAACAGTTTAAATGAGCAGCAACCCTGCTCACCGGtgagaagaaatggaaaaccagACTCAAAATCCAACAGTGTGAGAAGGGGGTGAGAATGTGTACTCGCTTAACACATCTCACTATAGAGCGCTCGCGTGCTCGATGCCGAACAGTGGGCGGAGTCTAAAGCCAAAACCAGTTTTAAGGGTAGTTTTTTGctcatttcttttcacaccGTTTCGTATGGTTGTTTCCCCTTCGCTCGCATGTGTGCAGTTATGTTTCGTCGTGTGTTATGCTGTACCACACAAAGGCAACGTTGGCGAAGGTTTGAATGCCTTGGCGATGATGAATGAAATTTAGTTCCAAACTAGTTGTCAGTCCGTTCGTACGCGCCTCGACCACGGTTTTGTGTGCCCACACGTTTGCATTCGATACGATCTTTGCGTGAGGAGAATCGAAGTGTCGGTGTGTGAGTGTAGTTGCATTTCTCTGCTGTTACCAGCACGCTCGAGACGGACCGGAGTCAAGTCGGAAGTCACAGTCTTGGAAAACAGTCGCTCGAATCAGACCATCCATCGGAACGCGAATCGAATGCAGCAAGGTTAAATAATCGTTTGTGAAGGTTGGAACAGTGAACAATGTACttgtaaaacaacaaccagcATTGTGTAATTTTAGTAAAGTTCAGTTTAGTGGAACGCCAAACTGGTGCTTTAGTGCAtgtgaaaatttgaaacatatCAGTGCCCACATGATAGCGAAAATATCCTTTTGGTGGAATTGAAGAAACCTATTGCTTTGCCAGCACATTCAGTGACCTTTTGTGGTAGTTGGTTGACAATTAGatcgatacaaaaaaaactattgtgAATTGAGCAACGGACACGAGCTCATCGTGAACGAATCTTGGAGGAGAATGCTACTGGAGGCGGCCCACGGCAACAATCACAATCCGCACCATCTGCTACAACAGCCCGTGCCACATCCGcatcaccaacaccaccacccacACCATCCCCTGCACCCGCAGCATCCTCACTCGCAGGCCGCAGCAATGGTGGCGGCGGTGCAGGCGGCTGCCGCCCTGACGGCGGTAAAAAGTGCAACGAACTTCTCGATTGCGGCCATCATGGCACAAGGAAACGGTAACGCCAACAACGGTAGCAATGCAGTCGGCAACACAACCGCAAGCAGCGACCCAACACCGGCGGCCAACACACGGATCGAGGAAGGCAATTATCGTAAGTTTCCCTGGGCGCATTTTATTATCCTGCACTGTACTGTGCGAAGCGAgcctttcgttttgttgtaaaatcaACAGTATTTAGGGAGCTGGATGTTTGTCTCGGACAGGACGATTATATCTCGTTTAGGAGTATTTTTATACCCCGTCGTAAAGACCGAGGGCGAAAAGATGGAAATGAAACCGAACCTCATTGGTACGGGGTAGCCGACGGTATTGCGAATGCGTCGGTTTGCGTCGTTTGAATAAACATTCGGTATCGTTGAATTATTCGTTGCAAGATTCCGAATGTAAAACAGTAATATTTATACAAATAATACACAGAATAAACAATTTGTTGAATCTGCTAATTAAATTCCATGACAATACGACTAAATGcgataataattaaatataaacaaaataattaaattccatCTATTTTTGTTAAGCTTCATTTATCAAGCTTCGACATTATTCGTAACGATTTATTACGATAAAagtaaagatgaaaaaaaaattacaagtgttttttgtctgttaagaaatgtttcataatatcaatacggccaggccgttctatctgaataaaaaaagcaaagtttcataaacttaaatttaaaaagaatatcATCATATCGAATGATTGTGAGCAATTAATTGAGTTCTTAAATGGAACCAAACAGTTTGGTTTGGCATAAACACAGAAATgcttatttaaatttcttaatgaatttgtgatttttatacaaatatttgcatttccatttcttcaaaagacaattctttttttcttcgtcattGGTTTGACTGCTCTACTATTTGATTATCTAAacaatatcatttttttcatcaattgaggaaatacatttaaaaaaacaataacccTACCACAGTTTTTCTGtacaataaatcattttatcgCTGAACTGGAAAAACAGCTATAATAACATTTGTTTGTCAGTTCCGTTACTGAATCACTCAAACAGATGTTTTTTCAAGCTTATATTAAGCTTTTAAACTCCTATTATTTCAAACCAATGTCCTTCACGCGACATAAATCTATTGGTAAATTATGGCAATGTTTATCGATAGTATTCAGCAataaacgtaaaataaaatcgaattcGCAATCGTCCTTCTTTGCGTTAAACAGCTCAGATTACAACCCGATCATAATGTATTCTATTTCAAGCCACCAAACGTCAGGCAACAACGGTCAGCACGTTTACTCGCTGAAGCGATCGTTTCGATCATTTAATCGTTTTTCGATATAGATTAAAATAACATCACAAATCTAATTCTTTCCTTGCGTTAATGCACTCCACACCCAATATAGGACCCCGCTCGCGCACTCCGGAACGTTCGTCGGAGGTAACCGAGGAGGAAATCAACGTCAATGTGGAAGATTGTAGTGATTCGGAAGAAAGCACAGAACAGCCGCGTGAAACACATTCGCGAACGGCTTCCACACCGGCCAGCGTATCCGACGAAGATCGTCTGTCACCCGAGATCGCACAGGTACGCTTTATGGCCATCTGAAGTCGATTGATGAGATGCTGAAGAACTATTTTAACGATCAGAAAACTAATCTTGATGAGGTTTATTCATTTTCTCTGATTCTTGATAGAAAGCACCAAAAATTGTTGGATCATGCAATTCGGAGGATCTGCGACCGGTTCAGTGTCACCTAGAAACGAAAGAGCTGTGGGACAAATTCAACGAGCTCGGCACGGAAATGATTATCACAAAAACTGGAAGGTGAGAGACTATCTTTATATACAATAAATTGTATAACCTTTGCAATCTGGTTCCAGAAATTTACTGGATCTTTAAAGCAGTTTTTGGAAAGTTaaggtttttttcgtttgcttcatcgactttttatttccttcagaCGTATGTTTCCAACAGTTCGCGTCTCGTTTTCCGGTCCAATGCGTCATCAAACTGCTGCCGATCGATACGCCGTACTGCTTGATATCATTCCCCTGGATAACCGTCGCTATCGTTACGCTTACCATCGTTCGGCATGGCTTGTGGCCGGGAAAGCTGATCCACCACCACCCGCCCGACTTTACTCCCACCCGGACACTCCACTTGGGCCGGATGCTCTCCGACGGCAGGTGATTTCCTTCGAGAAGATCAAGCTCACCAACAACGAGATGGATAAGACGGGCCAGATCGTCCTCAACTCCATGCATCGCTATCAGCCACGCATTCATCTGGTGCGGATTGGTCCGAACCAATCCGTTCCTACGAGTCCGGCCGAACTACAGGAGCTTGATCACAAAACGTTCGTCTTTCCGGAGACGATCTTTACGGCTGTTACTGCGTACCAGAACCAGCTAATAACGAAGCTTAAAATCGACTCGAACCCATTCGCCAAGGGTTTCCGCGATTCTTCAAGACTAAATGACTTCGATCGGTAAGTTAATCttcaagaaaacaacaaatggcTTTAGATTTCCCAAGGATTCATTCTGATGTATAACTCCCTTTGTATTCCTCCAAACAGTGATCCCATGGAATCGTTCCTTCTCGAGCAGCATCTGCGTTCTCCGTTGCGTCTGTTCCCGGACCAAGTGATGGCACAGTTGGGAGGCGCCGGAGGCCCACCCTCGATGCAATCCAACGATCCGTCCGTGCTTTTGGAGAAGGCCCGTCAACAGCTACATCTCTGGGGCAATCCATCGGCGGCGTACAGCGAGCTAATGCTCCAACAACTTTATCACCAGCGACCAAACTTTGGTCTTAACTTTGGGCCCCTGTGGCAAAGCCAATGGCCAACACAGCTGCCCCCCGGTTTCCTGCCAAACGTTGCACCACCGCCGGCACACACTCCGGCCATGCAGGGAGTGGCCGCTGCAGCTGCTGTTgcggctgccgctgctgcagcCGCCGCCAACTCCGGCGGTGGATCCAGTTCCTCATCACCTTCTGCCGCACCCCCCTCCGGACCATCGGTTTCACCGGAAGTGCGACCGAAATCATTTGCCCGCTTCACACCCTACCAGATTCCGCAGCATCCTTCATCGCCTGCACCCACCCCGGGACACCCGCACCATTCGCCTGCCACCCGGTCCGGTTCACCCGGATCGTCTCGATCTCCTTCGCACTAAATCTGTTGTGtgattttgtgtgtatgtgtgcgtgtgtgtgtgtgtgtgtgtgtgtttatggcTTTGATTGGTTCGCTCGAACCAACGGAAGCTGtacgatggaagaaaaaaaaacaaacaactcgTGATAGTGTCCGGAGGAGCGCATCCGCGGAAAGTGTATTAGTATTAGTGTGCACACTAGAGAGGCTTCAGTTGAGTTTAGTGAGTTCGTTTATAGTGGTTGTTTATAGTAATGATTAGTTATAGCAGCATTAACATAACCATCTCGTAGCCAATGTTAATCGTCATTCGCGCGCagaatcgtttttgtttttccttttctacgTTCAGCGACAGCTCACCACGGCAGTTTTATGGGtagaaaaacatgaaaatagaAAGCATTGTCCTTACACTGCGTTTGTGGAAGGTGATTGTAGTTGAATGATGTAAATACTGTCATACTTTCTGTACAT
Proteins encoded in this window:
- the LOC125765568 gene encoding T-box protein H15-like — encoded protein: MLLEAAHGNNHNPHHLLQQPVPHPHHQHHHPHHPLHPQHPHSQAAAMVAAVQAAAALTAVKSATNFSIAAIMAQGNGNANNGSNAVGNTTASSDPTPAANTRIEEGNYRPRSRTPERSSEVTEEEINVNVEDCSDSEESTEQPRETHSRTASTPASVSDEDRLSPEIAQKAPKIVGSCNSEDLRPVQCHLETKELWDKFNELGTEMIITKTGRRMFPTVRVSFSGPMRHQTAADRYAVLLDIIPLDNRRYRYAYHRSAWLVAGKADPPPPARLYSHPDTPLGPDALRRQVISFEKIKLTNNEMDKTGQIVLNSMHRYQPRIHLVRIGPNQSVPTSPAELQELDHKTFVFPETIFTAVTAYQNQLITKLKIDSNPFAKGFRDSSRLNDFDRDPMESFLLEQHLRSPLRLFPDQVMAQLGGAGGPPSMQSNDPSVLLEKARQQLHLWGNPSAAYSELMLQQLYHQRPNFGLNFGPLWQSQWPTQLPPGFLPNVAPPPAHTPAMQGVAAAAAVAAAAAAAAANSGGGSSSSSPSAAPPSGPSVSPEVRPKSFARFTPYQIPQHPSSPAPTPGHPHHSPATRSGSPGSSRSPSH